In Paraburkholderia sprentiae WSM5005, a genomic segment contains:
- the nhaC gene encoding Na+/H+ antiporter NhaC, whose translation MKRRDSPQPVTMFEALIPIAGLVFLVGLSFYLFGDGGANGPNQVALVVATMLAVFVGWRRGHSLASLGEAANASVSSGIGAILILFAVGALIGTWALCGTIVAMVYYGLKLLSPDYFYVSAAGICAVISFAIGTSWTVAGTIGIGLMGIAQSMGLSPAITAGAVISGAYFGDKSSPLSDTANLAAAAAGVDLYQHVRETLLTSLMTIVVTLAVFYLLGRPGDFDASAEVAAMQSEFYISPVLFLPLILVVVLTLFRLPPFTTIFLGALAGAVVAVFVEPARVIAFASAREGVPAPIAMLKGVWLALGSGYKSTTGNPALDTLLTRGGMDSMLNTIWLIITALAFGGVVEKCGAIERLIAPVADWARSGGALVGSLVLATIATNIVTADQFIAAVLPARMFRSAFAARGYAPVVLSRSVGDSATTTGALIPWNSCGAFMAVTLGVPTLSYAPFAVFCVVSPLLTVAIAYAGIRMPRVPAAQTQTSTAGGPPTSVHEDSKQN comes from the coding sequence ATGAAGCGGCGCGATTCACCTCAGCCGGTTACGATGTTCGAAGCTCTGATTCCGATTGCCGGCCTCGTCTTTCTCGTCGGTCTCTCGTTTTACCTGTTCGGCGATGGCGGTGCGAACGGGCCGAACCAGGTGGCGCTCGTCGTGGCGACCATGCTGGCCGTCTTTGTCGGCTGGCGTCGCGGTCATTCGCTCGCTTCGCTTGGCGAGGCCGCGAATGCAAGCGTCAGCTCCGGGATTGGCGCGATTCTCATCCTGTTCGCGGTCGGCGCGCTGATCGGCACGTGGGCGCTCTGCGGCACGATCGTCGCCATGGTCTATTACGGGCTGAAATTGCTGAGCCCGGACTACTTTTACGTCTCGGCGGCTGGAATCTGCGCGGTGATCTCGTTCGCCATCGGGACCTCGTGGACTGTCGCGGGTACGATCGGGATCGGCCTCATGGGCATTGCACAGAGCATGGGCCTCAGCCCTGCCATTACGGCCGGTGCAGTGATTTCCGGCGCTTATTTCGGCGACAAGTCTTCGCCGCTCTCGGACACCGCGAATCTTGCGGCCGCTGCCGCGGGTGTCGATCTGTATCAACACGTGCGCGAGACGCTGCTGACATCACTCATGACGATCGTCGTCACGCTGGCCGTGTTTTATCTGCTTGGCCGTCCGGGCGACTTCGATGCTAGCGCCGAGGTTGCAGCAATGCAGAGCGAATTCTATATATCGCCCGTATTGTTCCTGCCGCTCATCCTCGTCGTCGTGCTGACGCTGTTCCGGCTTCCGCCATTTACCACCATCTTTCTCGGTGCGCTCGCGGGCGCAGTGGTTGCGGTTTTCGTCGAGCCAGCGCGTGTCATCGCGTTTGCCTCGGCCCGAGAGGGCGTGCCGGCCCCGATTGCGATGCTCAAAGGCGTATGGCTTGCGCTTGGGAGCGGCTACAAGTCTACGACTGGAAATCCAGCGCTTGATACGCTCCTGACTCGCGGCGGTATGGACAGCATGTTGAATACCATCTGGCTGATCATCACGGCACTGGCATTCGGAGGGGTGGTAGAGAAGTGCGGTGCGATAGAACGCCTGATTGCCCCGGTAGCCGATTGGGCCAGGAGCGGTGGGGCGCTGGTCGGTTCCCTGGTATTGGCGACCATCGCGACGAACATCGTTACGGCAGACCAGTTCATCGCGGCCGTGCTGCCGGCCCGGATGTTCAGGAGTGCATTCGCGGCACGCGGCTACGCGCCCGTGGTGTTATCGCGTTCTGTTGGTGATTCGGCCACGACCACAGGCGCGCTGATCCCCTGGAATAGTTGCGGGGCGTTTATGGCAGTGACCCTTGGCGTGCCGACGCTCAGCTACGCACCCTTTGCTGTGTTTTGCGTGGTGAGTCCGTTGCTGACGGTGGCAATCGCCTATGCCGGCATCCGCATGCCACGTGTGCCCGCTGCCCAAACCCAAACCTCAACGGCAGGCGGACCGCCAACTTCAGTCCATGAAGACTCCAAACAGAATTGA
- a CDS encoding DUF72 domain-containing protein — MIDAPHRENPPTASPIHIGCAGWALSAKVAARFPAQGSHLERYAQVFPTVEINSSFYRSHQPKTYARWAASVPDAFRFSVKVPRRISHELRLRDADAAVSEFVQELAPLGEKLGCLLLQLPPSLALDEVATGDFFSLLRGRTAAHVVCEPRHASWFTEEGARTLKNAGIACVRAHPSPVAGVEPMGDPGTLYIRLHGSPEIYYSAYDETFIEAVAARIIDARNSATEVWCIFDNTARGEAVPNALTLMEKLEKAAC; from the coding sequence ATGATCGATGCGCCGCATCGCGAGAATCCTCCCACTGCCTCGCCGATACATATCGGATGTGCCGGATGGGCGCTGTCGGCCAAGGTAGCGGCGCGATTTCCAGCGCAGGGTAGCCATCTCGAGCGGTATGCGCAGGTCTTTCCTACGGTCGAAATCAATTCGTCGTTCTATCGTTCGCATCAGCCGAAAACCTATGCTCGGTGGGCTGCCAGCGTGCCCGACGCATTCCGGTTCTCTGTCAAGGTTCCGCGGAGAATTTCGCACGAACTCAGATTGCGTGACGCGGATGCCGCCGTTAGCGAATTCGTGCAGGAACTGGCGCCGCTGGGTGAGAAATTGGGCTGCCTGTTGCTGCAGTTGCCGCCCAGCCTGGCGTTGGATGAGGTCGCGACAGGAGACTTCTTTTCGCTGCTACGTGGCCGCACGGCAGCGCATGTCGTCTGCGAACCACGCCACGCAAGCTGGTTTACCGAAGAGGGCGCGCGAACGCTGAAAAATGCCGGGATCGCTTGCGTGCGCGCGCATCCGTCGCCGGTCGCCGGGGTCGAACCGATGGGCGATCCGGGTACGCTGTACATCCGTCTGCATGGCTCGCCAGAGATTTACTACTCGGCATATGACGAGACGTTCATCGAAGCGGTGGCTGCGCGGATTATCGACGCTCGAAACTCAGCCACCGAGGTCTGGTGCATTTTCGACAATACCGCGCGCGGCGAGGCGGTTCCTAACGCTCTGACATTGATGGAGAAACTGGAGAAAGCCGCTTGCTGA
- a CDS encoding extracellular catalytic domain type 1 short-chain-length polyhydroxyalkanoate depolymerase, protein MKLEEGFLNSMREAMTLLRTRGPAEATRAIQRLVRGETDGVMNEAASRGTTSQAGPEVFEAPTKRGAETLHAREARVDVEDRGHFSTHAYSNAAGRRQYRLYVPAGSRDEPLPLIVMLHGCTQNADDFAAGTQMNALAERHRFLVAYPEQPQQANPSKCWNWFKPDDQRCERGEPSLIAGITREIVAGHNVDPARVYVAGLSAGGAMAAIMIDAYPELYAAAGVHSGLPAGCAHDLPSALAAMKGGNRSRRARQAMHDAAALPKRPMIVFHGDADTTVHIRNAMQLVQGFDARPHDGREQRGSDAGRRACTVSQLVSADGIDAELWTIHGARHAWAGGNARGSYTDPAGPDASAEMLRFFLEHPQRRAVELDIGPDLAA, encoded by the coding sequence ATGAAACTCGAAGAAGGTTTTCTGAACTCGATGCGCGAAGCGATGACCTTGCTGCGCACTCGCGGCCCCGCCGAAGCTACGCGAGCGATACAACGTCTCGTGCGAGGCGAAACCGATGGCGTCATGAACGAGGCGGCGTCGCGCGGCACCACCTCGCAAGCCGGCCCCGAGGTGTTCGAAGCGCCGACGAAAAGAGGCGCTGAAACGCTCCACGCGCGAGAAGCCCGCGTTGACGTCGAGGACCGGGGACATTTCAGTACGCATGCTTATTCGAATGCCGCAGGTCGCCGCCAATACCGGCTGTATGTGCCGGCAGGCAGCCGCGACGAGCCGCTGCCATTGATCGTGATGTTGCACGGTTGCACACAGAACGCCGACGATTTCGCGGCAGGCACGCAGATGAATGCGCTGGCGGAGCGGCACCGATTTCTTGTCGCCTATCCCGAGCAGCCGCAGCAGGCCAACCCGTCGAAGTGCTGGAACTGGTTCAAGCCAGATGATCAGCGTTGCGAACGCGGTGAGCCGTCATTGATCGCAGGCATAACCCGCGAAATTGTCGCCGGCCACAACGTCGATCCCGCGCGCGTGTATGTCGCAGGTCTGTCCGCGGGTGGCGCAATGGCGGCGATCATGATTGACGCGTATCCCGAACTGTACGCGGCGGCGGGCGTGCATTCCGGTCTTCCGGCAGGATGCGCGCACGATCTTCCCTCCGCGCTTGCGGCGATGAAAGGCGGCAACCGTTCGAGACGGGCGCGGCAGGCCATGCACGATGCGGCTGCGTTACCGAAACGGCCGATGATCGTATTTCACGGCGACGCGGACACCACGGTTCACATACGGAATGCCATGCAGCTTGTTCAGGGTTTCGACGCACGACCGCATGACGGCCGCGAACAGCGTGGGAGCGATGCAGGTCGGCGTGCGTGCACGGTTTCCCAACTGGTTTCCGCGGACGGTATCGACGCCGAACTATGGACTATTCACGGAGCCCGGCACGCGTGGGCAGGCGGCAATGCGCGGGGCAGTTACACCGACCCCGCCGGTCCGGACGCGAGCGCGGAAATGCTGCGATTCTTTCTTGAGCACCCTCAGCGCCGGGCCGTGGAACTCGACATCGGCCCCGACCTTGCTGCATAG
- a CDS encoding CopG family transcriptional regulator codes for MEKPALRSTSRPKGGESEKITINLGPIDLGQIDLLVEEGFYSNRTDLIRTAIRNQLALHAQVVQETVTRRALVLGLQHFSRQDLEAVRAAHQRLTIQVLGLASIASDVTPELALATIESVAVLGAFHASTAVKTALADRIR; via the coding sequence ATGGAAAAACCCGCGTTGCGAAGCACGAGTCGGCCCAAGGGTGGCGAGTCGGAAAAAATTACGATCAACCTCGGCCCAATCGACCTCGGTCAAATCGATCTGCTGGTGGAAGAAGGCTTTTATTCGAACCGGACCGATCTGATTCGAACCGCTATTCGCAATCAATTGGCGCTGCATGCGCAGGTCGTTCAGGAAACGGTGACACGCCGTGCGCTTGTGCTCGGCCTGCAGCATTTTTCGCGGCAGGATCTCGAGGCAGTTCGTGCCGCTCATCAGCGGCTGACCATCCAGGTGCTCGGACTCGCCAGCATCGCAAGCGACGTCACACCGGAGCTCGCCCTCGCGACCATCGAAAGCGTCGCGGTGTTGGGGGCCTTTCACGCATCGACTGCCGTCAAGACGGCGCTCGCGGACAGAATCCGCTAG
- a CDS encoding PAS domain S-box protein yields the protein MIQELTRLSIGTPTQIAIAGGRKVRHGTCCPITSSGWHDMNQHCNTGDHAAPCATPSDSPGPDDWCKQWVSTVTDYAVIGLSPEGIIRTWNIGGERIHGFSAHEVIGQRFDIFHTQEDRDKASAAASLDIARKTGRCESEGWRIRKDGSRFWANVVITVLTDDTGRVLGFGKIVRDMTDKKNAHDAVVESEGRFRMLVNGVTDYAVFMLSPDGIITNWNAGARRIKGYSAEEIIGSHFSRFYTPEDVAAGLPQRGLSIAASEGRFEAEGWRVRKDGRRFWAHVVIDAIRHEDGSLAGFAKITRDITERMEANRALEEARKALFQSQKMEAVGKLTGGVAHDFNNVLQILRGNLELLDNRHFGDAWTRERLGKAIAAVDRGSKLAAQLLAFGRQQPLQPVVINLASALRGMDDLLRRALDETIEVETVVAGGLWNTLVDIHQLENVILNLAINARDAMPHGGKLTMELSNAMLGDDYVAVVPDVAAGQYVMLAVTDTGTGMTQDVLERAFDPFFTTKPDGKGTGLGLSMAYGFVKQSGGHIRIYSEVGHGTTVKLYLPRSSRPAVEPPPRVVPAPKGGTETILVVEDDRNVQSVAVETLSDFGYHVLKADDAEQALAVLRSGIHVDLVFSDVVMPGPIRSTDMAALAVVLLPHLKVLFTSGYTQNAVVHGGRLDPGVELLSKPYSREQLAHKVRQLLDGRDSMRSESSRSAAPADSAVPLRILLVDDDVNLAQAMNELISLLGHSSKFTTSPSQALDWLQDEPFDVLITDLSMPDIDGMEVAKRATAGSPSMFVVFSSGHEMPVLPSLPFRWAALRKPFTIDELGAVLSDL from the coding sequence ATGATCCAAGAACTGACGCGCCTTTCCATCGGCACCCCGACGCAGATAGCGATAGCGGGCGGGCGCAAAGTCAGGCATGGAACGTGCTGCCCGATCACATCTTCGGGATGGCACGACATGAACCAGCATTGCAATACCGGCGACCATGCAGCGCCATGCGCCACGCCCAGCGACTCCCCTGGACCTGACGACTGGTGCAAGCAATGGGTGAGCACCGTTACCGACTACGCCGTGATCGGCCTTTCGCCGGAAGGGATCATCCGTACGTGGAACATCGGGGGCGAGCGCATTCACGGTTTTTCGGCGCATGAAGTCATCGGTCAGCGTTTCGACATTTTCCACACGCAGGAGGATCGCGACAAAGCCAGTGCCGCTGCGTCGCTGGACATCGCCCGAAAGACCGGGCGCTGCGAGTCGGAGGGCTGGCGCATCAGGAAGGACGGATCCCGGTTCTGGGCCAACGTCGTGATCACCGTCCTGACCGATGACACGGGTCGGGTGCTCGGCTTTGGCAAGATCGTGCGCGACATGACGGACAAAAAGAACGCGCACGACGCCGTCGTCGAGAGCGAGGGACGCTTCCGCATGTTGGTGAACGGCGTGACGGACTACGCCGTTTTCATGCTATCGCCCGATGGCATCATCACGAACTGGAATGCCGGTGCTCGCCGCATCAAGGGATACAGCGCCGAGGAAATCATTGGCTCGCATTTCTCGCGCTTCTATACGCCCGAGGATGTCGCGGCCGGCTTGCCGCAACGCGGACTGTCGATTGCAGCTAGCGAGGGTCGGTTCGAAGCGGAGGGCTGGCGCGTACGCAAGGATGGCAGGCGGTTCTGGGCGCATGTCGTGATCGATGCCATCCGCCACGAAGACGGATCGCTCGCCGGTTTTGCAAAAATTACCCGTGACATCACCGAACGCATGGAGGCGAACCGGGCGCTGGAGGAAGCGCGCAAGGCGCTGTTCCAGTCGCAGAAGATGGAAGCGGTCGGCAAACTGACGGGGGGCGTTGCGCACGACTTCAACAATGTCCTGCAGATACTGCGCGGCAACCTCGAGTTGCTCGACAACCGGCATTTCGGCGATGCGTGGACCCGCGAACGACTCGGGAAGGCGATCGCTGCCGTCGATCGCGGGTCGAAGCTCGCCGCGCAGCTGCTAGCGTTCGGACGCCAGCAGCCGTTACAGCCGGTCGTCATCAACCTGGCCTCCGCGCTGCGCGGTATGGACGATCTTCTGCGCCGGGCGCTCGACGAGACGATAGAGGTGGAGACGGTCGTTGCGGGAGGACTGTGGAACACACTCGTCGATATCCACCAGCTGGAGAACGTGATCCTCAATCTCGCCATCAACGCGCGGGATGCGATGCCTCATGGAGGCAAGCTGACGATGGAACTTTCCAATGCCATGCTTGGCGACGACTACGTCGCTGTCGTGCCCGACGTCGCGGCTGGCCAGTATGTGATGCTGGCGGTCACCGACACGGGTACCGGCATGACACAGGATGTGCTGGAACGCGCTTTCGACCCTTTCTTTACAACCAAACCCGATGGAAAAGGTACGGGCCTTGGGTTGAGCATGGCGTACGGCTTCGTGAAGCAGAGCGGCGGTCATATCCGGATCTATAGCGAAGTCGGCCACGGCACGACCGTCAAGCTTTATCTGCCCCGGTCGAGCCGGCCGGCAGTCGAACCGCCGCCGCGGGTGGTGCCTGCCCCAAAGGGCGGGACCGAAACGATTCTTGTCGTCGAGGACGACAGGAACGTGCAATCAGTCGCAGTCGAGACGCTCTCCGATTTTGGCTATCACGTGCTGAAGGCGGACGACGCGGAGCAAGCCCTCGCGGTGTTGCGCAGCGGTATCCACGTCGATCTCGTCTTTTCCGATGTCGTCATGCCGGGCCCTATTCGCAGCACGGACATGGCCGCACTGGCAGTCGTCCTGCTGCCGCATCTGAAGGTGCTTTTCACTTCGGGATACACGCAGAATGCCGTCGTCCATGGCGGTAGGCTGGACCCCGGCGTGGAGTTGCTCAGCAAGCCGTATAGCCGGGAGCAACTCGCGCACAAGGTGCGGCAGCTGCTTGACGGCCGGGACAGCATGCGCAGTGAAAGCTCGCGGTCGGCGGCGCCTGCGGACAGTGCAGTCCCCCTACGTATTCTGCTGGTCGACGATGACGTGAATTTGGCCCAGGCAATGAATGAACTGATCAGCTTGCTCGGCCATTCGTCGAAGTTCACTACGTCGCCATCGCAGGCGCTCGACTGGTTGCAGGATGAGCCGTTCGATGTGCTGATCACGGACCTCAGCATGCCCGACATAGATGGAATGGAAGTCGCGAAGCGGGCAACGGCAGGATCGCCGTCGATGTTCGTGGTGTTTTCTTCCGGTCACGAAATGCCGGTGTTACCGTCGTTGCCGTTTCGCTGGGCGGCGTTGCGCAAACCGTTCACTATCGACGAGCTCGGTGCGGTACTCAGTGACTTATGA
- a CDS encoding trypsin-like peptidase domain-containing protein: MRRDNFKRLLLAECLAAVVSAGCMAQTAPNNADSGASLPGGRPPGRDEAPTLATDFSRLVSENGKAVVNISATAAQPAAALTPLWPPAGREDDPFAPLLRQFSSGLLPGATGSLSRRSGSGFIIDGNGYILTDSNVVARATRIKVTLTDGREFKAAVVGNDPASGIALLKIPAANLPTVKIGSRSDNKAGQWVASIGSPYGLNNTVTAGIISNMARSLPGVSYAPLVQTDMTENVGDAGSPIFSLNGNVIGIEMPVINEIGNVRGLAFALPIDEAMKVVQQLRLDHKAEHGRLGVTIQDVSWPLAKSFGLSKPEGALVSSVDPQGPTAKSGLEPGDVILKMNGADISDSTQLPVAVADLKPGTPVQLVYWRNNTTRATTVTLGRLNAAAAGAGATAQTSAEDGLTVRGLTAQEQRDAGVKGGVRVEKSTGPAAVAGIEPGDIILMVDSTHVSSPAQFRQKVGNSGNALALLVQRHGQRRFVTIDMG; the protein is encoded by the coding sequence ATGCGACGCGATAATTTTAAGCGTCTCCTGCTCGCGGAATGTCTGGCCGCAGTGGTGTCCGCGGGCTGCATGGCGCAAACCGCTCCCAACAATGCCGATTCTGGCGCATCGTTGCCCGGTGGCAGACCACCTGGGCGAGACGAGGCGCCAACGCTAGCGACAGACTTCTCGCGCCTCGTCAGCGAAAACGGCAAAGCGGTCGTCAATATCAGCGCAACAGCCGCACAGCCCGCTGCGGCCCTCACCCCTCTGTGGCCCCCGGCCGGGCGCGAAGACGATCCGTTTGCGCCACTGCTCCGGCAGTTCTCCTCTGGACTACTCCCGGGCGCGACAGGTTCGCTTTCGCGGCGCAGCGGCTCCGGATTCATCATCGACGGCAACGGTTATATTCTCACCGACTCGAACGTGGTGGCCCGTGCGACCCGAATCAAAGTGACGCTGACCGACGGCCGCGAGTTCAAAGCCGCAGTGGTCGGCAACGATCCAGCCAGCGGCATCGCATTGCTCAAGATTCCCGCGGCGAACCTGCCGACCGTCAAGATTGGCTCACGGTCGGACAACAAGGCCGGTCAGTGGGTCGCCTCCATCGGCTCCCCTTACGGACTGAACAACACAGTGACCGCGGGCATCATCAGCAACATGGCGCGGTCCCTGCCTGGCGTGTCATACGCACCGCTTGTTCAGACCGACATGACCGAAAATGTCGGCGATGCAGGCAGTCCCATTTTCAGTCTGAATGGCAATGTAATCGGTATTGAAATGCCCGTCATCAACGAGATCGGCAACGTTAGAGGACTCGCGTTCGCACTGCCGATCGATGAGGCAATGAAAGTCGTACAACAGCTGCGGCTCGACCACAAGGCTGAACACGGACGCCTTGGCGTCACGATTCAGGATGTCAGCTGGCCGCTCGCGAAATCGTTCGGTCTAAGCAAACCGGAGGGCGCGCTTGTCAGCTCGGTCGATCCGCAAGGACCGACCGCGAAGTCGGGTCTCGAGCCAGGCGACGTCATCCTGAAGATGAACGGGGCTGATATTTCCGATTCGACTCAACTGCCCGTCGCCGTAGCCGATCTCAAACCGGGCACGCCCGTTCAACTCGTGTACTGGCGCAATAACACCACCCGTGCCACAACAGTCACGCTCGGCCGTCTGAATGCCGCTGCTGCTGGGGCTGGGGCAACCGCGCAGACAAGTGCCGAGGATGGATTGACGGTGCGTGGCTTGACGGCGCAGGAGCAACGCGACGCAGGTGTCAAAGGTGGCGTCCGCGTAGAGAAGAGCACGGGACCCGCCGCGGTCGCCGGCATCGAACCGGGAGACATCATCCTGATGGTCGACAGCACGCACGTGTCAAGTCCCGCACAGTTCCGACAGAAAGTCGGCAACAGCGGTAATGCGCTTGCGCTGCTGGTCCAGCGTCATGGCCAACGCAGGTTCGTCACCATCGACATGGGTTAG
- a CDS encoding peptidase associated/transthyretin-like domain-containing protein, with protein MKRTSVVKVGFTALALAASVQYAFAASQALPAVQHEGEVTFLTGGIGLGQSAAIKEVMPTYPLTLEFAGKTASGNDYLANVPVQVSDMHGHTVLKTTTTGPFLLASLPHGRYSVTATYNGKIKRRDVDIAPSSHVHDVFLWPM; from the coding sequence ATGAAACGGACTTCAGTCGTGAAAGTGGGCTTTACTGCTCTGGCACTGGCCGCAAGCGTTCAATACGCGTTCGCGGCATCTCAAGCTCTACCCGCGGTACAACATGAGGGAGAGGTGACCTTCCTGACCGGCGGAATCGGCCTCGGCCAGTCAGCGGCTATCAAGGAAGTCATGCCGACATATCCGCTCACGCTAGAGTTCGCGGGTAAAACGGCAAGTGGGAACGACTACCTTGCAAATGTACCGGTGCAGGTCTCCGACATGCACGGCCATACGGTGCTGAAGACGACCACCACGGGCCCGTTCCTGCTGGCGTCGCTACCGCATGGCCGGTACAGCGTGACGGCTACTTACAACGGCAAGATAAAGCGGCGAGACGTCGATATCGCCCCGTCATCGCATGTGCACGACGTGTTCCTGTGGCCCATGTGA
- a CDS encoding glutathione binding-like protein: MKLYHAAGSCSQAICIVLQETGLNAEIINVDARRHLLNDGTSYYRVAELGYVPLLQLDDGTFLREGPVIAQYLADQRPESGLAPAHGTMERYRLLEWLNFLTSEVHKGFIPLLYAVAAGKYVDTARSKLESRYEWIDRQLGGRQFLMGRDFSIADAYLFALTGWGKATWMKSVYNANIDFSSHRHLQSWYERVRDRPSVQSVPSADV; this comes from the coding sequence ATGAAGCTATATCACGCAGCCGGTAGTTGCTCGCAAGCGATTTGCATTGTCTTGCAGGAAACCGGATTGAATGCGGAAATCATTAACGTCGATGCCCGTAGGCACCTGTTGAATGACGGGACGAGCTACTACCGGGTTGCCGAGCTGGGGTACGTGCCGCTCTTGCAACTCGATGACGGAACGTTTTTGCGCGAAGGACCGGTTATCGCACAGTACCTTGCCGATCAGCGCCCAGAATCGGGATTGGCGCCAGCTCACGGTACGATGGAACGCTACCGGTTGCTGGAATGGCTCAACTTCCTGACTTCGGAAGTTCATAAAGGATTCATTCCGTTGCTCTATGCGGTTGCAGCGGGAAAATATGTCGATACAGCGAGGTCGAAGCTCGAAAGCAGATACGAATGGATTGATCGACAGCTAGGCGGTCGGCAGTTTCTTATGGGCAGAGACTTCTCTATCGCTGACGCCTATCTGTTCGCGCTAACCGGTTGGGGCAAGGCGACATGGATGAAGTCTGTTTACAACGCAAACATTGACTTCAGTTCGCACCGTCATCTTCAGTCGTGGTACGAGCGCGTTAGGGATAGACCATCGGTGCAGAGCGTGCCGAGTGCCGACGTTTGA
- a CDS encoding winged helix-turn-helix transcriptional regulator, producing MKRSATGCSVEEAMRLLGGRWRLLLVSYLLDGPKRFNDLRRDVPGISQRMLTLDLRALEQVGLVQRTVFAEVPVKVEYQLTEDGQRLIPVVEVMRDFGLWLKSRPEPAPETAQVEAEQVETMDRLADRPGKFSML from the coding sequence ATGAAAAGAAGTGCGACAGGATGTTCGGTTGAAGAGGCAATGCGCTTGCTGGGTGGTCGCTGGCGTCTGCTGCTGGTGTCGTATCTGCTAGACGGGCCGAAGCGATTTAACGATCTTCGCAGGGATGTCCCGGGGATATCGCAGCGCATGTTGACGCTTGATTTGCGAGCGCTCGAACAGGTCGGCTTGGTGCAACGGACGGTATTTGCCGAAGTGCCGGTGAAAGTGGAGTATCAGCTCACCGAGGACGGCCAAAGGCTAATACCCGTCGTCGAGGTCATGCGCGACTTCGGGCTTTGGCTGAAGTCACGCCCGGAGCCAGCACCTGAAACTGCGCAAGTCGAAGCCGAGCAGGTGGAAACGATGGATCGACTTGCGGATCGTCCAGGGAAATTCAGCATGCTCTAA
- a CDS encoding cupredoxin domain-containing protein — MVDRNRAAFALAALALGVVPLNGHADATIHVKLTDNTIQLDPGTAKAGRVTFEVNNAANGNTEHEFVVLKTDMDDAHLPVHKGMVTESRFHKMGEVEDLTQGSTKRLSLKLAPGRYVLICNRPGHYEMGMHTSFVVAP, encoded by the coding sequence ATGGTCGACAGAAACCGTGCTGCGTTCGCGCTGGCGGCGCTGGCGCTCGGCGTTGTGCCGCTGAACGGTCATGCGGACGCAACGATCCATGTCAAGCTCACGGACAACACGATTCAACTCGATCCCGGCACAGCGAAGGCCGGACGCGTCACGTTCGAGGTGAACAACGCAGCGAACGGCAATACCGAACACGAGTTCGTGGTGCTGAAGACAGACATGGACGACGCGCATCTACCTGTCCACAAAGGCATGGTCACCGAAAGCCGGTTCCATAAGATGGGCGAGGTGGAGGACTTGACGCAGGGTTCGACCAAGCGCCTGTCATTGAAGCTCGCGCCGGGACGCTACGTGCTCATTTGCAACCGTCCGGGGCACTATGAAATGGGCATGCATACATCGTTCGTCGTTGCGCCCTGA